A section of the Spirosoma pollinicola genome encodes:
- a CDS encoding UDP-N-acetylmuramoyl-tripeptide--D-alanyl-D-alanine ligase produces MLSTEQLYHKFLECTGVSTDTRKITPDCLFVTLKGDNFDGNKFAEQAIASGARYAIVDDPRVAEQEPSRCLLVTDGLTALQDLARHHRQTFSFPVIGLTGSNGKTTTKELMAAVLSKNYQVYATVGNLNNHIGVPLTLLSLNEQHEMAIVEMGANHQQEIALLCSIAQPTHGLITNVGKAHLEGFGGIEGVRKGKGELYDYLAQNARTVFINSRDKTLTAMYRERLKSIRSETTFAEAIFYPATKPDEAPVTLLSESPVVVFSDASGHEITTHLPGRYNFDNMLAALAIGDYFGVSPEDANRAVADYNPTNNRSQFITKGTNTVMLDAYNANPSSMAAAIQQFAATPAKRRAVILGDMYELGPESETEHAALGKLIAESNFDLVILAGKDMHFALRYLPKAYYFPDKFSLHNWVMDNPMTDTHILIKGSRGMSLESVVPFI; encoded by the coding sequence ATGCTGTCAACCGAACAACTCTATCATAAATTTCTTGAATGCACAGGCGTCTCGACCGACACCCGCAAAATAACGCCCGATTGTTTATTTGTTACCCTTAAAGGAGACAACTTCGATGGCAACAAATTTGCCGAACAGGCTATTGCTTCCGGGGCACGTTACGCCATTGTCGATGATCCGCGTGTAGCAGAGCAGGAGCCGTCCCGATGCCTGCTCGTAACGGACGGTTTGACAGCGCTTCAGGATTTGGCCCGGCACCACCGCCAAACGTTTTCCTTCCCCGTTATCGGGCTGACGGGTTCCAATGGCAAAACGACAACGAAAGAGTTGATGGCGGCTGTTCTGTCGAAGAATTATCAGGTTTATGCCACCGTCGGTAACCTCAACAATCACATCGGTGTGCCGCTCACGCTCCTGTCGCTGAACGAACAACATGAAATGGCCATCGTTGAAATGGGGGCCAACCACCAGCAGGAAATTGCGTTACTCTGCTCCATTGCCCAGCCCACCCACGGTCTCATTACCAATGTTGGGAAAGCGCACCTTGAGGGTTTTGGCGGTATAGAAGGCGTTCGGAAAGGCAAAGGCGAGTTGTATGATTACCTGGCACAAAACGCCCGGACGGTCTTTATCAACTCGCGCGATAAAACCCTGACGGCCATGTATCGCGAACGGCTCAAAAGCATACGGTCTGAAACCACCTTCGCCGAAGCCATTTTCTACCCGGCAACCAAGCCGGATGAAGCACCTGTAACCCTACTCAGTGAATCGCCGGTGGTTGTTTTCAGCGATGCCTCCGGCCACGAAATAACGACGCATTTACCCGGTCGCTATAATTTCGATAATATGTTAGCGGCACTGGCCATTGGCGATTATTTCGGTGTATCGCCCGAAGATGCCAATCGGGCTGTAGCCGATTATAATCCAACCAATAACCGCTCTCAGTTTATTACGAAAGGCACCAATACCGTCATGCTGGATGCCTATAATGCCAATCCAAGCTCTATGGCTGCGGCTATTCAGCAATTTGCCGCTACACCCGCTAAACGCAGGGCCGTAATTTTGGGCGATATGTATGAACTCGGCCCAGAAAGCGAAACCGAACACGCAGCCCTGGGGAAACTAATTGCCGAAAGTAACTTCGATCTGGTAATCCTGGCCGGAAAAGACATGCACTTCGCTCTGCGTTATTTACCGAAAGCCTACTACTTCCCCGATAAATTTTCGCTCCATAACTGGGTGATGGACAACCCCATGACCGATACCCATATATTAATAAAAGGGTCGAGGGGCATGAGTTTAGAGTCGGTCGTGCCTTTCATTTAA
- a CDS encoding FG-GAP-like repeat-containing protein — protein MKKLFTLCFLVIPLFTYAQSAGKISFRYDLNPTVSVSGRALLNPWAGGLNTTQYSTIRLNNDTRDDLAVFDRTTNKISTFIAIDNPTGSGIAWQYAPEYEIAFPAVMYSWMLLVDYDGDGKKDIFTNSEKGVAIYHNESQGGVVSFKLAVNPLKTVGFSGLQTLYITSVDLPAITDYDDDGDIDIITFDADGNIIAYQQNMSVERTGTKGLDFVRTGDQCWGHFHKEFCNDFTFGIQCTDGSGRVAAPKPSGARPLHTGNTLTVLDTDGDGKKDLLFGFVSCENIARLHNSGPNSASANFTSYDSLFPAISPILFPAFPATYFEDVDGDGQKDLLASPNVNFNDNHAFDFRASGWFYKNAGTTKNPDFQLVQRDFLQSDMLDLGERAAPALADLDGDGDMDLLVGYGGIGLGSSYRAGVWHFENKGTTQNPAFALITTDYLGLASLALTNVVPSFTDVDGNGSVDLVLTGTNTTEVQVRVMFNSAAKGAAVQYNLAGATLWPTRALLSPSDLLTVTDVDRDGKPDLLISRSSTGTILYYRNAGTAVSPTFQLQNQTFGGFTTDDYVYARARSLVVADLNGDQKNELIAAADNGTVRVYQFPDRPDQSFTLIDSLASIGLPGKGLIAAVADLDGDQLPDLMIGSTAGGLRYLKNTSQKVVVTAVPDEEPTTPWVFPNPTDRYLTVRPQYDGRVELVSISGQSVLPVEAVKANVETTLDLGNLVDGTYLIRLIIDNRPVQIQKVVLWK, from the coding sequence ATGAAAAAGCTGTTTACGCTTTGTTTTTTAGTAATTCCACTGTTCACCTACGCTCAGTCGGCCGGGAAGATCTCCTTTCGATATGACCTGAACCCAACCGTGAGTGTCAGCGGGCGTGCTTTGCTGAATCCCTGGGCGGGGGGGCTGAATACCACCCAATACTCAACCATTCGCCTGAATAACGATACCCGCGATGATCTGGCCGTGTTTGACCGGACAACCAATAAGATAAGCACCTTCATCGCGATTGACAACCCAACGGGAAGCGGCATCGCCTGGCAATACGCCCCCGAATACGAAATCGCTTTTCCGGCCGTGATGTATAGCTGGATGCTGCTGGTGGACTATGACGGCGACGGTAAAAAAGACATTTTTACCAACAGTGAAAAAGGGGTAGCCATCTATCACAATGAGTCGCAGGGCGGTGTAGTTTCGTTTAAGCTGGCTGTTAATCCGCTCAAAACGGTCGGTTTCAGCGGGCTTCAAACGCTGTATATTACGTCTGTCGATTTGCCCGCCATTACAGATTATGACGACGACGGCGACATTGACATTATTACGTTCGACGCCGATGGAAACATTATTGCCTATCAGCAAAATATGAGCGTTGAGAGAACCGGCACAAAAGGACTCGATTTTGTGCGCACCGGTGATCAGTGCTGGGGCCATTTTCACAAAGAATTTTGTAACGATTTTACTTTCGGTATTCAGTGTACAGATGGATCAGGCCGGGTAGCTGCTCCAAAACCCAGCGGAGCAAGGCCGCTGCATACGGGCAACACCCTGACCGTACTGGATACGGATGGGGATGGCAAGAAAGACTTGCTGTTTGGGTTTGTGAGTTGCGAAAACATTGCCCGGTTGCATAATAGTGGTCCCAACAGCGCCAGTGCTAACTTTACGAGCTACGACAGTTTGTTTCCCGCTATATCGCCCATCCTGTTCCCGGCCTTTCCGGCCACCTATTTTGAAGATGTAGACGGCGATGGGCAGAAGGATTTACTGGCATCGCCCAACGTTAATTTCAACGATAATCACGCATTCGATTTTCGTGCATCGGGCTGGTTTTATAAGAATGCGGGCACGACAAAGAATCCGGATTTTCAACTTGTCCAGCGAGATTTCCTGCAAAGCGATATGCTCGATCTGGGCGAGCGGGCTGCCCCGGCTCTGGCCGATCTGGACGGTGACGGAGACATGGATTTGCTCGTTGGATACGGCGGCATAGGACTCGGGTCCAGTTACCGCGCCGGCGTTTGGCATTTCGAGAACAAGGGCACTACCCAAAACCCGGCGTTTGCGCTCATTACAACCGACTATCTCGGTTTGGCGTCGCTGGCACTAACCAATGTGGTTCCTTCGTTTACAGATGTTGACGGAAACGGTAGTGTCGATCTGGTCTTGACCGGAACGAATACGACCGAGGTGCAGGTTCGGGTCATGTTCAATTCGGCAGCAAAAGGGGCCGCTGTTCAATATAATCTGGCGGGTGCAACGCTCTGGCCTACACGGGCGCTACTTAGCCCGTCCGATTTGCTGACCGTAACGGACGTGGATCGGGATGGAAAACCTGACTTGTTGATTAGCCGCTCCAGCACCGGCACAATTCTCTATTACCGCAATGCCGGAACTGCGGTTAGCCCCACGTTCCAGTTGCAAAACCAAACCTTTGGGGGCTTCACCACCGACGATTATGTGTATGCACGTGCCCGCTCGCTGGTGGTCGCCGACTTGAATGGCGATCAGAAAAACGAACTGATTGCCGCTGCCGATAACGGTACCGTTCGGGTGTATCAATTCCCCGATCGACCCGATCAATCGTTTACCCTGATCGACTCGCTGGCTTCTATCGGATTGCCCGGAAAAGGGCTGATCGCTGCGGTTGCCGACCTCGACGGCGATCAACTGCCCGATTTAATGATTGGCAGTACCGCAGGCGGATTGCGTTACCTGAAAAATACCTCGCAAAAAGTGGTTGTAACCGCCGTACCCGACGAGGAACCAACAACGCCCTGGGTTTTTCCGAACCCCACCGATCGTTACCTGACCGTTCGTCCGCAGTATGACGGGCGCGTTGAACTGGTGTCGATATCCGGCCAGTCAGTGCTGCCTGTAGAAGCCGTTAAGGCAAACGTCGAAACAACTCTCGACCTGGGAAATCTAGTCGATGGAACCTACCTGATTCGGCTTATTATCGACAACAGACCTGTTCAGATACAGAAAGTGGTGCTCTGGAAATAA
- a CDS encoding GDSL-type esterase/lipase family protein, with amino-acid sequence MKLRWCTGLLVISVGAFGQAQPVSTDRPFEADIRAFEQADKASPPPQNAIVFTGSSSIRYWDNLSTYFPNKNLIQRGFGGSELSQVLLYADRIIVPYQPKQVVIYAGENDIATGKQTGQQTYERLVALFEHVRQKLPNALFTFISIKPSPSRRQYFRENDTANQLIKDYLAKQENTQFVDIRPAMLGNNGQPVPALFKPDSLHMLPAGYARWATVLSPYLK; translated from the coding sequence ATGAAGCTACGTTGGTGTACAGGTTTATTAGTAATAAGTGTAGGGGCGTTTGGCCAGGCTCAGCCCGTATCGACAGACCGCCCGTTCGAGGCCGACATTCGGGCGTTTGAGCAAGCGGACAAGGCTTCTCCCCCACCCCAGAATGCCATTGTCTTTACCGGCAGTTCATCCATTCGCTATTGGGATAATTTATCAACCTACTTCCCGAACAAGAACCTAATTCAGCGTGGGTTTGGTGGTTCTGAACTAAGTCAGGTACTGCTCTATGCCGACCGGATCATTGTGCCTTACCAACCCAAACAGGTTGTGATCTACGCGGGCGAGAATGACATAGCGACTGGCAAGCAAACGGGTCAGCAAACGTATGAGCGGCTTGTTGCTTTATTCGAACACGTTCGCCAGAAACTACCTAATGCACTGTTCACGTTTATTTCGATCAAGCCCAGCCCATCTCGTCGGCAGTATTTTCGGGAGAATGACACGGCTAATCAGCTCATTAAGGACTATCTGGCGAAACAGGAAAATACCCAGTTTGTGGATATTCGGCCAGCCATGCTTGGCAATAATGGTCAGCCGGTACCCGCTCTGTTCAAACCCGACAGCCTGCATATGCTTCCGGCTGGTTATGCCCGTTGGGCTACCGTGCTGAGTCCGTATTTGAAGTAA